The Metabacillus litoralis genome contains a region encoding:
- the thiO gene encoding glycine oxidase ThiO, translated as MQKQYDVGIVGGGIIGQSIAYQLAKEGISVLVLDSHKGGTGATCAAAGMLGANSELENNDAFFQFAKESQRHYHILRDELSELSQINIQLVDKGMYKLAMTENEARVLKKAVEDYQTLEWHTKETVLQGEPHVSDSIVGALYIPEDGHVSPTHVCAAFTKSASLLGATFKENTPVHSIKKTATNQYTLSTPQGDYLCSKVVIANGVWSGHFFKQLGLEVNMRPVKGECLSVQGDHLDLEKTLFYDHCYIVPKGDGRFVVGATMIEDDWSTTPSLGGIQSLIEKVTPMMPSITSAKLLDTWAGLRPQSDDGKPYIGQHPEDENIYFATGHYRNGILLAPKTGTMVRDLILKRKQNEEYIHAFSLTRKLTQTTR; from the coding sequence ATGCAAAAACAATATGATGTTGGAATTGTTGGCGGCGGTATAATTGGGCAGTCAATTGCCTATCAGCTTGCAAAAGAGGGAATCTCCGTTCTTGTATTAGATAGCCATAAAGGTGGTACAGGTGCAACATGTGCAGCTGCTGGAATGCTTGGGGCAAATTCCGAATTGGAAAATAATGATGCTTTTTTTCAGTTTGCGAAGGAAAGTCAAAGACACTATCACATCTTACGTGATGAGCTGTCAGAATTATCACAGATTAATATTCAACTAGTTGATAAAGGCATGTATAAGCTAGCAATGACAGAAAATGAAGCGAGAGTTTTGAAGAAAGCTGTAGAAGACTATCAAACTTTAGAATGGCACACGAAAGAAACAGTTTTACAAGGTGAACCACATGTGTCTGATTCGATCGTAGGAGCGCTTTATATTCCTGAAGATGGCCACGTTTCTCCTACACATGTATGTGCGGCTTTCACGAAATCTGCTAGCTTACTAGGAGCTACATTTAAAGAAAATACACCCGTTCATTCTATTAAGAAAACAGCTACAAATCAGTATACGTTATCAACACCACAAGGGGATTATCTTTGTAGCAAAGTAGTTATCGCAAATGGAGTATGGAGTGGACACTTTTTTAAACAATTAGGACTTGAGGTCAATATGAGGCCGGTTAAGGGTGAATGTCTTTCCGTTCAAGGGGATCATTTAGATCTCGAAAAGACTCTTTTCTATGACCATTGTTATATCGTTCCAAAGGGTGATGGAAGGTTTGTTGTAGGAGCCACAATGATTGAGGATGATTGGAGTACAACACCATCACTTGGAGGAATTCAGTCACTGATTGAAAAAGTGACGCCGATGATGCCAAGTATTACATCCGCTAAGCTGCTCGATACTTGGGCTGGGTTAAGGCCACAATCTGATGATGGAAAGCCATATATTGGACAGCATCCTGAGGATGAGAACATCTACTTTGCAACAGGACATTACCGAAATGGAATTCTGCTTGCTCCTAAAACAGGAACAATGGTCAGAGATCTTATTTTAAAAAGAAAACAAAACGAAGAGTATATTCATGCTTTTTCTTTAACGAGAAAGCTTACTCAAACAACGAGGTGA
- the thiS gene encoding sulfur carrier protein ThiS, translating into MSIKLNGEQVELNQEVKTIQHLLAFYKLEDRLVIVEHNREIVLKDQYENTIISNGDEIELVHFVGGG; encoded by the coding sequence ATGAGCATTAAATTAAATGGTGAACAGGTTGAATTAAATCAAGAAGTTAAAACAATTCAGCATCTACTGGCGTTTTACAAGCTGGAAGATCGTCTTGTTATTGTTGAGCATAACCGCGAGATTGTTTTAAAAGATCAATATGAAAACACAATCATTTCAAATGGTGATGAAATTGAGTTAGTTCATTTTGTAGGAGGAGGATGA
- a CDS encoding thiazole synthase, translating to MLKIADKTFQSRLLLGTGKYPSFDIQKEAVAQSEAEILTFAVRRMNIFEESQPNFLEQLDVSKYTLLPNTAGAKTAEEAVRIAKLAKASGLCDMIKVEVIGCDRSLLPDPVETLKASEMLLEEGFIVLPYTSDDVVLARRLEELGVHAIMPGASPIGSGQGLLNPLNLSFIIEQSKVPVIIDAGIGSPADAALAMELGADGVLLNTAVSAAKDPVKMAVAMKLAIEAGRLGYEAGRIAKKDYAIASSPTEGMITT from the coding sequence ATGTTAAAAATTGCAGATAAAACATTTCAATCAAGATTATTATTAGGTACAGGAAAATACCCTTCATTTGACATTCAAAAGGAAGCAGTTGCCCAATCAGAAGCGGAGATCTTAACGTTTGCGGTGCGCCGAATGAATATTTTCGAAGAATCACAACCTAATTTTTTAGAGCAATTAGATGTTTCAAAATATACACTGCTACCAAATACAGCAGGAGCTAAAACAGCTGAAGAAGCAGTAAGAATTGCGAAACTAGCAAAAGCATCAGGCTTATGTGACATGATTAAGGTTGAGGTTATTGGCTGTGATCGTTCATTATTACCAGACCCAGTTGAAACGTTAAAAGCAAGTGAAATGCTTTTAGAAGAGGGCTTTATCGTTTTACCATACACATCAGATGATGTTGTGCTTGCTAGAAGATTAGAAGAGTTAGGTGTTCATGCTATTATGCCGGGAGCATCTCCAATTGGCTCTGGTCAGGGACTTCTAAATCCTCTTAATCTATCATTTATTATTGAGCAATCTAAAGTGCCCGTCATTATTGACGCGGGAATTGGTTCACCAGCGGATGCGGCATTAGCAATGGAGCTTGGTGCAGATGGTGTTCTATTAAATACAGCTGTGTCGGCTGCTAAAGATCCTGTGAAAATGGCTGTTGCGATGAAGTTAGCGATTGAAGCTGGAAGACTAGGGTATGAAGCTGGTAGAATAGCTAAAAAAGACTATGCTATTGCAAGTAGTCCAACAGAAGGAATGATTACGACTTAA
- a CDS encoding thiazole biosynthesis adenylyltransferase ThiF, with protein sequence MERYSRQMLFTPIGEKGQDNIRKKHVLIVGAGALGTASAEMIARAGIGTLTIVDRDYVEWSNLQRQQLYIEDDAINRIPKAVAAKQHLEKINSEVEVLSYVEDVTSANIEEFAEGVDVIIDATDNFETRLLINDLSIKNNIPWIYGGCVGSYGLSFTIIPSETPCLHCLLKHIPFDGMTCDTVGVISPIVSMVASHQTAEALKILVGDMENMRGKLVSFDLWKNQYSSINMDRLKNDACPTCGTDPVFPYLTAEMETKAAVLCGRDTVQIRPSSGKQFSFEQIAERIKPIADAFLENPFLMSFTFGEHRIVLFKDGRALIHGTKDISEAKKIYHRYIG encoded by the coding sequence ATGGAACGCTATTCTAGACAAATGCTATTTACTCCAATTGGAGAAAAGGGTCAAGATAACATACGAAAAAAACATGTATTGATTGTTGGAGCAGGTGCTTTAGGTACGGCTAGCGCTGAAATGATTGCACGTGCGGGCATTGGAACATTAACAATTGTTGACCGGGATTATGTTGAATGGAGCAATTTGCAAAGACAGCAGCTTTATATAGAAGATGATGCGATCAATCGCATTCCTAAAGCTGTTGCAGCAAAGCAGCATCTTGAAAAGATAAATTCAGAAGTAGAAGTTTTATCGTATGTAGAAGATGTTACCTCTGCAAATATTGAGGAATTTGCTGAAGGTGTAGATGTGATCATAGATGCGACGGATAATTTTGAAACAAGATTATTGATTAATGATCTTTCAATAAAAAATAATATTCCATGGATTTACGGTGGCTGCGTGGGAAGCTATGGTTTATCGTTCACCATTATTCCTAGTGAAACACCGTGTTTACATTGCTTATTAAAGCATATCCCGTTTGATGGAATGACATGTGACACAGTCGGGGTGATCTCACCAATTGTAAGTATGGTTGCTTCACATCAAACAGCAGAAGCACTTAAAATTCTCGTAGGAGATATGGAAAACATGCGAGGTAAGCTTGTATCATTTGATTTATGGAAAAACCAATATTCTTCAATTAATATGGATCGACTGAAAAATGATGCATGCCCAACTTGTGGTACTGATCCAGTTTTTCCTTACTTAACGGCTGAAATGGAAACAAAGGCTGCTGTTCTATGCGGTAGAGATACTGTGCAAATTAGACCAAGTTCAGGTAAGCAATTTTCTTTTGAACAAATTGCGGAGCGAATAAAGCCGATTGCAGATGCTTTTTTAGAAAATCCATTTCTTATGTCATTTACGTTTGGTGAACACAGAATCGTCCTATTTAAGGATGGTCGTGCCCTTATCCACGGAACGAAGGATATTTCTGAAGCGAAGAAGATTTATCACCGCTACATCGGGTAG
- the thiD gene encoding bifunctional hydroxymethylpyrimidine kinase/phosphomethylpyrimidine kinase: MTVSRALTIAGSDSGGGAGIQADLKTFQELGVFGMTAITAVTAQNTIGVQGVYPLSIEALKTQIDSVAEDLAPNAIKTGMLFNAEMIQLVAERIRHYNWENIIVDPVMVAKGGQSLLQEEAVEALITALLPLAKVITPNIPEAEVLTGMKIETFEQKKDAAKKLYDLGATFVTIKGGHDPNGEVVIDLLYDGQGFDTFEGIRKETKHTHGTGCTFAAAITAEISKGKSVREAVSTAKAFIQAAIEDQLGIGGGHGPTNHWAFKKNNITTV; this comes from the coding sequence ATGACAGTATCTCGTGCTTTAACAATTGCGGGATCGGACTCTGGAGGAGGAGCAGGCATCCAAGCAGATTTAAAAACATTTCAAGAGCTTGGAGTGTTTGGCATGACAGCAATCACTGCTGTTACAGCTCAAAATACAATTGGTGTCCAAGGAGTTTATCCTTTATCAATAGAAGCATTAAAAACTCAAATTGATTCTGTTGCAGAAGATTTAGCACCAAATGCGATTAAAACAGGCATGCTTTTTAATGCTGAAATGATTCAGCTTGTTGCGGAGAGAATTCGGCATTATAACTGGGAAAATATCATTGTTGATCCTGTTATGGTCGCAAAAGGCGGGCAATCATTATTACAAGAAGAAGCTGTAGAGGCTTTAATTACCGCTTTATTGCCGTTAGCTAAAGTGATTACCCCAAATATACCTGAAGCAGAAGTGTTAACAGGTATGAAAATTGAAACGTTTGAGCAAAAAAAAGATGCTGCTAAAAAGCTTTATGATCTTGGTGCAACGTTTGTCACGATTAAAGGTGGTCACGACCCTAACGGTGAAGTGGTTATAGACCTGTTATATGATGGTCAGGGTTTTGATACGTTCGAAGGTATACGAAAAGAAACAAAGCATACACATGGTACCGGCTGTACATTCGCTGCTGCGATCACGGCTGAAATTAGTAAAGGTAAAAGTGTACGTGAAGCTGTTTCAACGGCAAAAGCCTTTATTCAAGCTGCAATTGAAGATCAATTAGGGATTGGTGGAGGACACGGCCCAACCAATCATTGGGCTTTTAAGAAAAACAACATAACAACCGTATAA
- the thiE gene encoding thiamine phosphate synthase, whose product MNVSQALKIYFVMGSVNCFTFDPEKTLSEAIKGGITMFQYREKGKGALAGEEQVYLGKKLKMLCERNRIPFIVNDDIDLALELNADGIHIGQDDSDPFYTRKRVGATKWIGISTHSIQEAKKAVADGADYIGVGPMFSTKTKQDAHDVVGPSLITQIREAGFIHLPIVGIGGITLENASEVYHSGANGVAIISAISQAKSPKDATQAFCSIQ is encoded by the coding sequence ATGAACGTATCTCAAGCACTAAAAATATATTTTGTAATGGGATCTGTGAATTGCTTTACCTTTGATCCAGAAAAAACATTGTCTGAGGCCATAAAGGGTGGCATTACGATGTTTCAATATAGAGAGAAGGGCAAAGGAGCTTTAGCAGGTGAAGAACAAGTTTATTTAGGAAAAAAATTAAAAATGCTATGTGAAAGGAATAGAATTCCATTTATTGTGAATGATGATATTGACTTAGCATTAGAGCTTAACGCAGATGGAATTCATATTGGACAAGATGATAGTGATCCTTTTTATACAAGAAAAAGAGTAGGAGCTACCAAATGGATTGGAATTTCAACGCATTCCATTCAGGAGGCAAAAAAGGCAGTAGCTGATGGAGCCGATTATATCGGAGTTGGCCCAATGTTCTCAACGAAAACAAAGCAAGATGCACATGATGTAGTAGGGCCATCCCTTATTACGCAAATAAGAGAAGCAGGCTTTATTCATTTGCCGATTGTAGGAATCGGTGGGATAACATTAGAGAATGCCAGTGAGGTCTACCATTCAGGTGCAAATGGAGTGGCTATCATCAGTGCGATCAGCCAGGCGAAGTCACCAAAAGATGCCACACAAGCATTTTGTTCGATACAATAG
- the fabI gene encoding enoyl-ACP reductase FabI, with protein MDLSLKGRNIVVMGVANKRSIAWGIARSLHNAGARLIFTYAGERLEKSVRDLADSLEGESLVIPCDITNDEEIKTCFATIKEQVGVIHGIAHCIAFANKEELQGEYLNTTREGFLLSQNISSYSLTAVAKEARGLLTEGGSIVTLTYLGGERVLPNYNVMGVAKASLEASVRYLASDLGKDGIRVNSISAGPIRTLSAKGISDFNSILKDIEERSPLRRTTTPEEVGDTALFLFSDLSRGMTGENLHVDSGYHILA; from the coding sequence ATGGATTTATCACTTAAAGGCCGTAATATCGTCGTAATGGGAGTAGCAAATAAACGTAGTATTGCATGGGGAATTGCCCGTTCTTTACATAATGCTGGAGCAAGATTAATTTTTACATATGCAGGTGAACGTCTAGAGAAGTCCGTTCGTGACCTTGCTGACTCATTAGAAGGCGAATCCCTTGTAATACCTTGTGATATTACAAACGATGAAGAAATCAAAACTTGTTTTGCAACAATTAAAGAGCAAGTTGGTGTGATTCACGGTATTGCTCATTGTATCGCATTTGCAAACAAAGAAGAGCTTCAAGGTGAGTATTTAAACACTACTCGCGAAGGATTCTTACTATCGCAAAACATCAGCTCTTATTCATTAACAGCTGTGGCTAAAGAGGCAAGAGGTCTTTTAACAGAAGGCGGAAGCATTGTAACATTAACATACCTAGGTGGAGAAAGAGTACTACCAAACTATAACGTTATGGGTGTAGCAAAAGCTTCACTTGAAGCAAGTGTTAGATATTTAGCAAGCGACCTAGGAAAAGATGGGATTCGTGTTAACTCAATCTCAGCTGGACCAATACGTACACTTTCTGCAAAAGGAATTAGTGACTTCAACTCAATTTTAAAAGACATTGAAGAACGTTCACCACTTCGTCGTACAACAACACCAGAAGAAGTGGGAGATACAGCACTATTCTTATTCAGTGACTTATCAAGAGGAATGACTGGTGAAAACCTACACGTTGATTCCGGATATCATATTTTAGCTTAA
- a CDS encoding EAL domain-containing protein: protein MNNISQETPDQAKQLKNHFLEILDQRQLTVHFQPIVHFHSNTIYGFEALSRGPVSSPFYCPDALFPYAEEEGLLYSLEKLARERAFELSKDAITNQKLFINLNSQVIYDKEFNAGHTISVLKHYGIEPKNVVFEITERNAINDFKAFRNALNHYREQGFKIAIDDAGAGYSSLQSISELMPDYIKVDRSLISGVDHNEVKSNILEAFVTFAKKMNSQIIGEGIETEAELQRVMNLGIQFGQGFFLAKPDHPFPQINPFAKECIELANPYKNRKSVIVDVGDEIILVKNGSILKRQPARTLLHEDNFQEKHASNSIQCYKN from the coding sequence ATGAACAATATCAGTCAAGAAACGCCCGATCAAGCTAAACAATTAAAGAATCACTTTCTTGAGATCCTTGATCAGCGGCAGCTTACTGTTCATTTCCAACCAATTGTTCATTTTCATAGTAATACGATTTATGGATTCGAAGCTTTATCACGTGGACCAGTTTCTAGTCCTTTTTATTGCCCGGATGCTTTATTTCCCTATGCAGAAGAAGAGGGTTTATTATATTCATTAGAAAAATTAGCAAGAGAACGTGCATTTGAGTTAAGTAAGGATGCCATTACCAATCAAAAGTTGTTTATTAACTTAAATTCGCAGGTTATTTATGATAAAGAATTCAACGCAGGTCATACGATATCGGTACTAAAGCATTATGGTATTGAACCAAAGAATGTTGTGTTTGAAATTACCGAAAGAAATGCCATTAACGATTTTAAGGCGTTTCGAAATGCTTTAAATCACTATCGTGAGCAGGGATTTAAGATTGCTATTGATGATGCGGGGGCAGGCTACTCTTCGCTTCAATCCATTTCAGAATTGATGCCAGATTATATAAAAGTAGACCGTTCTCTTATAAGCGGTGTGGACCATAATGAGGTCAAATCAAACATTCTTGAAGCATTTGTAACCTTTGCCAAGAAAATGAATAGTCAAATTATCGGAGAGGGGATTGAAACTGAGGCTGAATTACAACGAGTCATGAATCTTGGCATCCAATTTGGTCAAGGATTCTTTCTTGCAAAGCCAGATCATCCTTTTCCACAAATCAATCCTTTTGCTAAAGAATGCATTGAATTGGCTAATCCTTATAAAAATAGAAAATCTGTTATTGTTGATGTTGGAGATGAAATTATTCTTGTTAAAAACGGAAGTATTCTCAAACGTCAACCTGCACGAACCTTATTACATGAAGACAACTTTCAAGAAAAACATGCTTCAAATTCGATACAATGTTATAAAAATTAA
- a CDS encoding CotO family spore coat protein encodes MSNKQNYKMKPLMYIVSPEHQDIDVNMQSFVVKKSKQQKADQPKEIKAQKLTVVEEEEEVTEEKQPETAVAVVEEKEQPEEETTVKQYRKQRKPITQMNIAEKVEFFTNLPKNMPRTLCQIETAEETYRGVIMSEEDNIVTIRSLTHAKPIDLELAEIKAINLLGF; translated from the coding sequence GTGTCAAATAAACAAAATTACAAAATGAAGCCCCTTATGTATATCGTTTCACCCGAACATCAAGATATAGATGTAAATATGCAATCATTTGTTGTAAAAAAATCAAAACAACAAAAAGCAGATCAACCAAAAGAAATAAAAGCTCAAAAGCTAACAGTAGTGGAGGAAGAAGAGGAGGTAACAGAAGAAAAACAACCAGAAACAGCTGTTGCGGTTGTTGAGGAAAAAGAACAACCTGAGGAAGAAACAACGGTCAAACAATATCGAAAACAAAGAAAGCCAATCACACAAATGAATATTGCTGAAAAAGTAGAGTTCTTCACAAACTTACCAAAAAATATGCCAAGAACACTATGTCAGATTGAAACAGCTGAGGAAACATACCGCGGCGTTATTATGTCAGAAGAAGACAATATTGTTACGATCCGTTCACTAACACATGCAAAACCAATCGACTTGGAGCTTGCTGAGATTAAAGCGATTAACTTATTAGGATTTTAA
- a CDS encoding CotY/CotZ family spore coat protein → MKDHCVCDAVENILNQQKAVEDEKCPTSCYSNLLNPVKTLGDTIPFLLLNEKGQPFQAFGNVGENCFETNFFRVEGIHDCCATLRLLLPLDCHGHLAKEICDVKELVKTRNCVEVDLSCFCAIQCLSPRLIAG, encoded by the coding sequence ATGAAAGATCATTGTGTATGTGATGCAGTTGAAAATATCTTAAATCAACAAAAAGCCGTTGAGGACGAAAAATGCCCTACAAGCTGTTATAGCAATCTTCTAAACCCTGTCAAAACGCTTGGAGATACAATTCCTTTTCTTCTTTTAAATGAAAAGGGTCAGCCATTTCAAGCCTTTGGTAACGTCGGCGAAAATTGCTTTGAAACGAATTTCTTCCGTGTAGAAGGTATTCACGATTGCTGTGCAACACTAAGACTCTTACTTCCACTTGATTGCCATGGCCACCTTGCAAAAGAAATTTGTGACGTGAAAGAATTAGTGAAAACTAGAAACTGCGTAGAGGTCGACCTTTCTTGCTTCTGTGCGATTCAATGTTTATCACCTCGCTTAATTGCTGGATAA
- a CDS encoding CotY/CotZ family spore coat protein, which yields MGCKDKRDRDNNCVCDAVEQILAEQEAVEEITCPTSCYSNLLGPVAGPQRDTIPFILYGKKGELFKAFGNVGGFTGDMTCFQTIFFRVESVEDCCATLSLLRPVDVDGNTLSVCNPCDEDFFGLEKTDFCIEVDLDCFCAIQCLSPELVDRVAEDRKKYHK from the coding sequence ATGGGTTGCAAAGATAAAAGAGACAGAGATAACAATTGCGTATGTGATGCGGTAGAACAAATTTTAGCTGAACAAGAAGCAGTAGAAGAAATCACTTGCCCTACAAGCTGCTACAGCAATTTACTAGGCCCTGTCGCTGGTCCACAAAGAGATACAATTCCTTTCATCCTTTATGGAAAAAAAGGTGAACTCTTTAAAGCATTCGGTAATGTTGGTGGATTCACTGGAGACATGACTTGTTTCCAAACAATCTTCTTCCGCGTTGAAAGTGTAGAAGATTGCTGTGCAACATTATCATTACTTCGCCCAGTAGACGTTGATGGCAATACGCTTAGCGTATGTAATCCTTGTGACGAAGACTTCTTCGGTCTTGAAAAAACTGATTTCTGTATCGAAGTAGACCTTGATTGCTTCTGTGCAATTCAATGCCTATCACCAGAATTAGTTGACCGTGTTGCTGAAGACAGAAAAAAATACCACAAATAA
- a CDS encoding spore coat protein yields MQAKPYEWVALDRHSCHPTDCYSNNEVAGAQTGNFFDDDATVSQNAAQVSETEQISSETIIVRDSCDIDITSTDTQVAVSLQVALQVAIALVINLTIADSARAEQVTQQLIQQADMKQLNKQKLVIENSKDVKVKTTDTDVAISLQVLLQILIALVVNIDIF; encoded by the coding sequence ATGCAAGCAAAACCATATGAATGGGTAGCATTAGACCGTCATTCTTGTCATCCAACAGACTGTTATTCTAACAACGAGGTGGCTGGGGCTCAAACTGGTAACTTTTTTGATGACGATGCAACAGTTTCACAAAACGCTGCACAAGTTAGCGAAACAGAACAAATTTCTTCTGAAACAATCATTGTAAGAGATTCTTGTGATATTGATATTACTTCAACAGACACTCAAGTAGCTGTTTCTTTACAAGTTGCACTTCAAGTTGCAATCGCATTAGTTATTAACTTAACAATCGCTGACAGCGCTCGTGCAGAGCAAGTAACACAACAATTAATCCAACAAGCTGATATGAAACAATTAAACAAACAAAAATTAGTCATTGAAAATTCTAAAGATGTAAAAGTTAAAACAACTGACACAGACGTAGCAATTTCTCTACAAGTTCTATTACAAATCTTAATCGCATTAGTTGTGAACATCGACATTTTCTAA
- a CDS encoding spore coat protein, translating into MTTRWSALDDCKCKHEDATQDAVQVNETIQASEEYIFIKDSCNIEVTSTDTQVAVSLQAAIQVAIALVINLTIADSDRAEQVTQQLLQSSVIKQANKQKLIIENSRDVKITTTDTDVAISLQVLIQILLALLVQIDIL; encoded by the coding sequence ATGACAACTAGATGGTCTGCATTAGATGACTGCAAATGCAAACACGAAGATGCAACACAAGATGCTGTTCAAGTGAACGAAACCATTCAAGCTTCAGAAGAATATATTTTCATTAAAGACTCTTGCAATATTGAAGTGACTTCAACTGATACTCAGGTTGCTGTTTCATTACAAGCAGCAATTCAAGTAGCTATTGCCTTGGTAATCAATTTAACAATTGCTGATAGCGACCGCGCAGAGCAAGTAACTCAGCAATTGCTTCAAAGCTCTGTTATTAAGCAAGCAAACAAACAAAAACTCATTATCGAAAACTCTCGCGATGTAAAAATCACAACAACTGATACAGATGTTGCAATTTCTCTCCAGGTTCTTATTCAAATTTTACTAGCATTGCTAGTACAAATTGACATCCTTTAA
- a CDS encoding DUF1360 domain-containing protein → MTTWLQFIILAFAAFRLTRLIVFDKITAFIRNPFHREVEEMNDDGEYEVYIEIKGSGIRAWIGELLSCYWCTGVWCTAFLYGIWWVWPQGAEPLLMILAIAGVAGIIESIVSRIID, encoded by the coding sequence ATGACAACCTGGCTACAATTCATCATCCTGGCTTTTGCAGCTTTTCGACTAACTAGATTAATTGTGTTTGACAAAATTACTGCTTTTATTCGTAATCCTTTCCATCGAGAAGTTGAAGAGATGAATGATGATGGGGAATATGAGGTTTATATTGAAATAAAAGGATCAGGAATACGGGCATGGATTGGCGAGCTTTTGAGCTGTTATTGGTGTACAGGTGTATGGTGTACGGCATTTTTATACGGAATATGGTGGGTTTGGCCTCAAGGGGCAGAGCCACTCCTAATGATTTTAGCCATTGCTGGAGTAGCCGGAATTATTGAATCAATTGTCAGTAGAATTATAGATTAG
- a CDS encoding DUF421 domain-containing protein has protein sequence MPSWTEVIIRSILIILGLFFITKLLGKKQLSALSFFEYIVGITVGDIAGTITMDVELNVVNGLISILIWALFPIIISTLSLRSKKFRDIVEGQATTFIQDGKILEKNMKREKYSTDDLLEQLRKKDIFQVSDVEFAVLETSGQLSVLLKKEKQPTKWEDFFGKGPEVVKPLTVIMDGKFLPETIYSAGYSIAWLKSKLQSQNSQVANIFLGQIGSDGQLYVDYFDDHLEKEGEKNGDYGTTL, from the coding sequence ATGCCAAGCTGGACAGAGGTCATTATACGATCAATACTCATTATTTTAGGTCTATTTTTCATTACAAAATTACTCGGGAAAAAGCAGCTATCAGCGTTATCGTTTTTTGAATACATTGTTGGCATAACAGTTGGTGATATTGCTGGAACCATTACGATGGATGTTGAATTAAATGTGGTAAACGGACTTATATCAATATTAATTTGGGCTTTATTTCCTATTATTATTTCTACTTTATCACTTAGAAGTAAGAAATTTAGAGACATAGTGGAGGGGCAGGCAACCACTTTTATACAAGATGGAAAGATCTTAGAGAAAAATATGAAGAGAGAAAAATATAGTACGGATGACTTACTTGAACAACTCAGGAAAAAAGATATTTTTCAAGTCTCAGATGTAGAGTTTGCTGTTTTGGAAACAAGTGGACAATTAAGTGTGCTACTGAAAAAAGAAAAACAACCAACAAAATGGGAGGATTTTTTCGGAAAGGGACCAGAGGTGGTAAAACCTCTTACGGTTATCATGGATGGAAAGTTCTTACCAGAAACCATTTATTCTGCTGGTTATAGCATTGCTTGGCTCAAATCAAAACTACAATCCCAAAATAGTCAGGTAGCAAATATTTTTCTTGGACAAATTGGCTCAGATGGTCAATTATATGTTGATTATTTTGATGACCATCTTGAGAAGGAAGGAGAGAAAAATGGAGATTATGGAACAACTCTTTGA
- a CDS encoding YjcZ family sporulation protein, whose amino-acid sequence MGYGYGYGYGGGSYGGGSTFVLIVVLFILLIIVGASYYN is encoded by the coding sequence ATGGGTTACGGCTATGGTTACGGATACGGCGGTGGCAGCTACGGTGGTGGTAGCACTTTCGTATTAATCGTTGTATTGTTCATCCTTTTAATTATTGTTGGTGCTTCTTATTACAACTAA
- a CDS encoding stage VI sporulation protein F has translation MDSKFFKNLEGKTGVNMNDIFSLANSLQGANFKDEKTVRGVIQQVSRIANKPVNKEMEDKIVNSIVNGKEKLDFNTIAKMMNKK, from the coding sequence ATGGATAGCAAATTCTTTAAAAACCTTGAAGGCAAAACTGGCGTAAACATGAATGATATCTTTTCTTTAGCTAACTCTTTACAAGGTGCAAACTTTAAAGACGAAAAAACAGTTCGCGGTGTCATCCAACAAGTATCTAGAATAGCAAATAAACCAGTAAATAAAGAAATGGAAGATAAAATTGTTAATTCCATCGTAAATGGTAAAGAAAAGCTAGACTTTAACACAATTGCCAAAATGATGAATAAAAAATAA